Proteins co-encoded in one Acidithiobacillus caldus ATCC 51756 genomic window:
- a CDS encoding ATPase, T2SS/T4P/T4SS family produces MGGLADIEFSDIAIEAEPASCRFKRFSEDLTVQVVPQALWPELQALRETLLAVDSVRFRIEFHGMRLRVQRRQTPYGPVFIARRIAQVLRRIDDIGLPGPILSALRDPRLRAGFVIFSGGPGSGKTTTACALLMDRLEKIGGFTWTAENPVEFDLQGPHGAGQCYQEEINEDGEVMRVLMDTLRSGADTFYIGEIREEQSAKAACLAAASGMLVVSTLHADNPQQAILKIGMLAGFDSIAQSLKAVVTLRLDNRMTANGPQKVLYVQPFFVEDEALRIKIREGNLASINSDIEMQRNRAVMGSAAGLSSTRGGILR; encoded by the coding sequence ATGGGCGGGCTCGCGGATATCGAGTTTTCGGATATCGCCATCGAGGCGGAGCCCGCCTCCTGTCGCTTCAAGCGGTTCTCTGAGGATTTGACGGTGCAGGTAGTACCGCAAGCCCTTTGGCCGGAGTTGCAAGCCCTGAGAGAAACGCTTCTGGCAGTGGACTCCGTCCGGTTTCGCATCGAGTTTCACGGTATGCGTCTGCGGGTTCAGCGTCGTCAAACGCCATACGGACCCGTTTTCATCGCGCGCCGAATTGCGCAGGTGCTGCGCCGGATAGACGATATAGGATTGCCTGGGCCTATTCTTTCCGCCCTGCGCGATCCGAGATTGCGCGCCGGATTCGTCATCTTTTCGGGTGGGCCAGGATCTGGCAAAACCACGACGGCTTGCGCCTTGCTCATGGACCGTCTGGAAAAGATCGGCGGATTCACCTGGACGGCGGAAAACCCCGTCGAGTTCGATTTGCAGGGACCCCACGGAGCTGGGCAGTGTTATCAGGAAGAGATCAACGAAGATGGCGAGGTTATGCGGGTGTTGATGGACACCCTGCGCAGCGGGGCCGACACCTTCTACATCGGGGAAATCCGTGAAGAGCAATCGGCCAAGGCGGCGTGCCTTGCGGCGGCCAGCGGCATGCTGGTGGTGAGCACCTTGCATGCCGACAATCCGCAGCAGGCCATACTCAAGATTGGGATGCTTGCGGGTTTTGACAGCATCGCGCAATCCCTGAAAGCGGTCGTGACCTTGCGCCTGGATAATCGTATGACGGCCAACGGGCCACAAAAGGTTTTGTATGTTCAGCCTTTCTTTGTTGAAGATGAAGCCTTGCGCATCAAGATCCGCGAAGGCAACCTTGCATCTATCAACTCGGACATTGAGATGCAACGCAATCGTGCTGTGATGGGCTCGGCTGCAGGTCTATCGAGCACCAGAGGTGGGATACTTCGATGA
- the pilM gene encoding type IV pilus biogenesis protein PilM — MVAMILPFLLLMFVGFMAVSTKIPLNSNAVFPSNSGYSPENPGGSAFASDFVSLSKAALAYTENNPGVSGPLTAAQLGPYMGNNAFPPYWGASVQNGLVYAWTNSGGYAITPEIQNLTDGDCAYGSVENGQIVSSSKNCPGAVLGVSPTSLSNGTPIWTIAVPHN, encoded by the coding sequence ATGGTCGCGATGATCCTTCCTTTTCTACTGCTCATGTTCGTGGGTTTCATGGCGGTTTCCACGAAAATTCCCTTGAACAGCAATGCGGTGTTTCCGTCGAACTCCGGATACAGTCCGGAGAACCCGGGCGGATCGGCTTTTGCCAGCGATTTCGTGTCGCTTTCGAAGGCTGCTTTGGCCTACACGGAAAACAACCCGGGTGTTTCTGGCCCGCTGACGGCGGCACAGTTGGGTCCATACATGGGGAACAACGCCTTTCCCCCTTATTGGGGAGCCAGCGTGCAGAATGGTCTTGTGTATGCGTGGACCAATTCTGGAGGTTATGCGATTACCCCTGAGATACAAAACCTGACGGATGGAGACTGTGCGTATGGATCTGTCGAAAATGGACAGATCGTATCGTCCTCGAAAAATTGTCCTGGAGCAGTATTGGGAGTTTCACCCACGAGTCTGTCCAATGGTACGCCCATCTGGACTATTGCTGTGCCGCATAATTGA
- a CDS encoding IS1380 family transposase, protein MEPTKFVLEQSGGTLTSLAGLSLVGQALHRFAQVPQLVDPSLPVRSGIPNSDVLMALVGLLCQGKSDFEAIERFRQDGFFARALGLRGVPSSATLRQRLDRHAEAFLPIVDTALTRLLQRARAPITPLSCGYVPLDLDVFTLDHSNTRKEGIGWTYAGFVGYAPIAAYLGQEGWNLGMELREGTQHSAEATDETLDRVLPRALSLTRQPILVRMDAGFHSKTIAATLAGYACAHQAQGADLAFLIKWNRRGHDLDRLIAARLEDSGTCWESPRQGKRITLWESPETLGTVPVRRILRLTERTSLANGQQLLMPEYTLEGWDTTLPECFDPQSILALYADHATHEQFHAEIKTDLDLERLPSGKFATNDLLLTLGALAYNILRMIGQETLLGPDAPPRHPAKRRRVKTVIQEIITLAARIKRHARQWILAFPADTVAFAAFTRLHTAWSTP, encoded by the coding sequence ATGGAACCCACAAAATTTGTCCTCGAGCAAAGTGGTGGCACGCTGACCTCCTTGGCTGGACTGAGCCTCGTCGGTCAAGCCCTGCATCGCTTCGCACAAGTGCCGCAACTCGTAGACCCGTCCTTGCCCGTGCGCTCGGGCATTCCCAACAGCGACGTCCTCATGGCCCTGGTGGGCCTGCTTTGCCAGGGCAAGAGCGACTTTGAGGCCATCGAACGATTCCGCCAGGACGGATTCTTCGCCCGCGCCTTGGGACTGCGAGGCGTACCTTCCAGTGCCACCTTGCGGCAGCGCCTGGATCGCCATGCCGAGGCATTTCTGCCGATAGTAGACACGGCGCTGACCCGGCTGCTGCAGAGGGCTCGGGCGCCGATCACCCCGCTGTCCTGTGGCTATGTCCCACTGGATCTGGATGTCTTTACCCTCGACCATTCCAACACCCGAAAGGAAGGGATCGGCTGGACCTACGCGGGTTTTGTCGGCTATGCCCCGATTGCCGCTTACCTGGGGCAGGAGGGTTGGAACCTTGGCATGGAACTGCGGGAAGGAACCCAGCACAGCGCTGAAGCGACCGACGAGACCTTGGACCGTGTTCTGCCCAGAGCCCTGAGCCTCACCAGGCAACCGATCTTGGTACGCATGGATGCCGGCTTTCACAGCAAGACCATCGCCGCCACCTTGGCGGGCTATGCCTGTGCACACCAGGCCCAAGGGGCGGATCTGGCTTTCCTCATCAAATGGAATCGCCGCGGCCACGACCTGGATCGGCTCATCGCCGCCCGCCTGGAGGATTCGGGAACCTGCTGGGAGAGTCCGCGGCAGGGGAAGCGGATCACGCTTTGGGAAAGCCCGGAAACGCTGGGCACGGTCCCGGTACGCCGGATCCTGCGCCTGACGGAACGGACGTCCCTCGCCAACGGCCAACAGCTGCTGATGCCGGAATATACCCTTGAAGGCTGGGACACAACGCTGCCCGAGTGTTTCGACCCGCAGTCGATCCTCGCGTTGTACGCCGATCATGCCACCCATGAGCAATTCCATGCAGAGATCAAGACGGATCTGGATCTGGAGCGTCTGCCTTCGGGGAAGTTTGCCACCAACGATCTCCTCCTTACCCTGGGTGCCTTGGCCTACAACATCCTGCGCATGATCGGCCAGGAAACCCTGCTCGGACCAGATGCCCCACCACGGCATCCGGCCAAGCGGCGACGGGTGAAAACCGTCATCCAGGAGATCATCACCCTCGCGGCCCGGATCAAGCGTCATGCGCGGCAATGGATCCTCGCTTTCCCAGCAGACACCGTGGCATTTGCAGCCTTCACCCGCCTCCACACGGCTTGGTCCACGCCCTAA
- a CDS encoding putative bifunctional diguanylate cyclase/phosphodiesterase, with translation MNQPYLGSAEHVAYFPRWLHRLWWGFMAVVLIATAWLGWFDWHQTRDREIADLRTLAAAVAEGTQGLLNGTQVSLALLGQQMAVDHRYLEPGAEKMLQNYLALQPELAAVGTRLPDGRVLAVGKIRRFLADLLTAVDNPADASRVKLDSQQRSALAQCLRSSTFCLGPPVYDPLAGPAQDVWMIPVFEPAPAGGGDRPLVALLPLADGRLPAWQGLPLPSRMSIFLLRQDGFLESRFPPPSRTTYAFRQNGIAARYVLAHPDLQSGVFSGLSTAVGQRRLGAVQRVAGYPLVAGVGIPCSEVWSEWWAGFEEPIAGALALLLLSTFGYVYLFRAGRELEAERQRTEQTLWEQKERAEVTLHSIGDAVITTDTQGRVTDMNVVAEALLGYARSEVLGTALEDVFHIVQEGTHTPVANPVRRVLEEGKVVGLANHTVLITKDGEERAIEDSAAPIRDRRGALLGVVLVFHDVTEKRRLTAELAHQATHDALTGLPNRTLFLDRLAHDRAQATRHERQLAVGILDLDGFKLVNDRFGHAAGDALLQEMAQRLQTKMRSGDTLARMGGDEFGLLLTDITQIDEVEHACARMLEALRTPFHLPGGEEVPLSASIGLTSYPLDDSSPADLLRHADLALYAAKAAGRDCFRWFDWPMDKRQEEAMEVRKMLENALDRGHLLLHYQPVVEIDNGPIGVEALLRLDHPERGLLSPAAFASALDAPRLARRIGCFVLASAFAQAQTWHRQGLPLRVSVNIGAHHLLDQRFLADLQAALDAHPDLPPSSVEIEITETAPLLDFAVAQDTLAACNRLGVRIALDDFGTGNASLTYLQKLPAQTIKIDQSFVRDIINDPKDYAIVTGVVASARLLGLEVIAEGVETTEHAVLLSHLRCHCLQGYAIARPMAPEAIPDWIIRYNPLVNNGFSTPPPPPPPRWE, from the coding sequence GTGAATCAACCGTACCTTGGGTCGGCCGAGCACGTCGCCTATTTCCCGCGTTGGCTGCATCGGCTGTGGTGGGGGTTCATGGCAGTTGTGCTGATAGCCACGGCTTGGTTAGGCTGGTTTGACTGGCATCAAACCCGGGATCGGGAAATCGCTGACCTCCGGACGCTGGCGGCGGCGGTGGCGGAAGGTACGCAGGGGTTGCTGAATGGCACTCAGGTTTCGCTTGCACTGCTCGGACAACAGATGGCAGTGGACCATCGGTACCTGGAGCCCGGCGCAGAAAAAATGCTTCAGAACTATTTGGCGTTGCAGCCGGAACTGGCCGCGGTGGGTACGCGTTTGCCGGACGGAAGGGTGCTCGCGGTCGGCAAGATCCGACGCTTCCTGGCCGACCTTCTGACTGCAGTCGATAACCCTGCGGATGCTTCCCGCGTAAAGTTGGATTCTCAGCAACGAAGCGCGTTGGCGCAGTGCCTGCGTTCCTCCACTTTCTGTTTGGGCCCTCCCGTGTATGACCCTCTCGCCGGGCCCGCTCAGGATGTCTGGATGATCCCGGTCTTTGAGCCCGCTCCGGCCGGGGGTGGCGACCGGCCCCTCGTTGCTTTATTGCCCCTCGCGGACGGGCGCCTACCAGCCTGGCAGGGACTTCCGCTGCCCTCGCGGATGTCCATCTTCCTGTTGCGGCAGGATGGTTTTCTGGAGAGTCGTTTTCCGCCGCCCAGCCGTACTACGTATGCATTCCGGCAAAATGGGATTGCCGCACGCTATGTCCTGGCGCACCCAGATCTGCAATCTGGCGTTTTTTCCGGTCTATCCACAGCCGTGGGCCAGCGGCGTCTGGGTGCTGTGCAACGGGTGGCGGGCTATCCCCTGGTGGCAGGAGTGGGCATTCCGTGTTCGGAGGTGTGGTCGGAATGGTGGGCTGGTTTCGAAGAGCCGATTGCCGGTGCGCTCGCTCTACTGCTGTTGTCGACTTTCGGTTACGTTTACCTGTTTCGGGCTGGCCGGGAACTGGAAGCGGAGCGACAGAGAACTGAACAAACCCTGTGGGAGCAAAAGGAGCGGGCCGAGGTTACGCTCCACTCTATCGGGGATGCGGTGATTACCACCGACACCCAAGGCCGGGTGACGGACATGAACGTCGTCGCCGAAGCCCTATTGGGCTATGCCCGGTCCGAAGTGCTGGGCACAGCCCTGGAAGACGTCTTTCATATCGTCCAGGAAGGCACGCATACCCCTGTGGCCAATCCCGTCCGACGCGTTCTGGAGGAGGGGAAGGTCGTCGGCCTCGCGAACCATACCGTCCTGATTACGAAGGACGGAGAGGAGCGCGCCATTGAGGATAGCGCGGCGCCCATTCGGGATCGGCGAGGCGCCCTATTGGGCGTGGTCCTGGTCTTCCACGATGTCACGGAGAAACGCCGACTGACGGCAGAACTGGCCCATCAGGCCACCCACGACGCCCTTACCGGGCTGCCCAACCGGACGCTCTTCCTGGACCGGCTGGCCCATGACCGGGCTCAGGCGACGCGTCACGAACGCCAGCTAGCCGTGGGTATCCTGGATCTGGACGGCTTCAAACTGGTCAACGACCGTTTCGGACATGCCGCTGGCGATGCCCTGCTGCAAGAGATGGCCCAACGATTGCAGACGAAAATGCGCTCTGGAGACACCCTGGCGCGGATGGGTGGCGATGAGTTTGGGTTGCTTCTCACCGATATTACCCAAATCGACGAGGTAGAGCATGCCTGCGCCCGTATGCTTGAGGCGCTCCGTACACCATTTCATCTGCCGGGAGGTGAGGAAGTCCCACTGTCCGCGAGTATTGGCTTGACCAGTTACCCTCTGGACGACAGCTCGCCCGCAGATCTTCTCCGCCATGCGGATCTCGCGCTCTATGCGGCCAAGGCCGCCGGACGGGATTGCTTCCGATGGTTCGACTGGCCGATGGACAAGCGGCAGGAAGAGGCCATGGAGGTGCGGAAGATGTTGGAAAACGCGCTCGATAGGGGGCATCTGCTGCTCCACTATCAGCCCGTGGTGGAGATCGACAACGGTCCGATTGGGGTAGAAGCCCTACTCCGTCTCGACCATCCCGAGCGTGGCCTCCTGTCTCCCGCCGCCTTTGCGAGCGCGCTCGATGCACCGCGCTTGGCCCGGCGCATTGGCTGCTTCGTGCTCGCCTCGGCCTTCGCCCAGGCGCAGACCTGGCATCGGCAGGGGTTACCGTTGCGTGTCTCGGTCAATATCGGCGCCCACCATCTGCTCGATCAACGTTTCCTGGCCGATTTGCAGGCTGCGCTCGATGCCCATCCGGATCTGCCCCCATCGTCTGTCGAGATCGAGATCACCGAAACGGCACCTCTGCTGGATTTTGCCGTGGCACAGGATACCCTGGCAGCCTGCAACCGCTTGGGAGTGCGCATTGCCCTCGACGACTTTGGCACGGGCAACGCCTCGCTGACGTATCTACAGAAGCTCCCTGCCCAGACGATCAAGATCGATCAGAGTTTTGTACGCGACATCATCAACGATCCCAAGGATTACGCCATTGTTACGGGTGTGGTTGCCAGCGCCCGACTCCTGGGCCTGGAAGTCATTGCCGAAGGGGTGGAGACCACCGAGCATGCCGTTCTGCTCAGCCACTTGCGGTGCCATTGTCTACAAGGCTATGCGATTGCCAGACCGATGGCACCGGAGGCGATCCCCGATTGGATAATACGGTATAACCCGTTGGTTAACAACGGATTTTCTACCCCCCCCCCCCCCCCCCCCCCAAGGTGGGAATGA
- a CDS encoding glycosyltransferase family protein, with product MYVRAAAVMERIAESWEMVRVNDGSTDDTLVRLPALHREDPTSW from the coding sequence CTGTACGTCCGCGCGGCCGCCGTCATGGAGCGGATCGCCGAATCCTGGGAAATGGTCCGCGTCAACGATGGCAGCACCGACGACACCCTGGTGCGACTGCCGGCCCTGCATCGGGAAGATCCGACATCGTGGTGA
- the pilV gene encoding shufflon system plasmid conjugative transfer pilus tip adhesin PilV produces the protein MNPVTIIFALMAIALMVPVGIHVLNDQSRQTMATVAALQMARIQKAAEGYITANAVAIEGTATSTNPATITIPMLVNTGYLPNGFQANNPYGQTWEVQVLQPSPGQLQALVLSTGGNTVPTRSLGLAAQIAGAAGGVVGGGSGTSAVPGCGAGQACGVYSGWKVPTSGFNAQPGHLAALIEYSNGQIQNDYLYRVSVPGQPQLNQMQTNLDMGNNNINNAQNVNVNDDVTLGNPGSAQGGNPAGLQGQLGVDEPAGQGFPGGWGGGIHTWDIYANGTFGAGENGSLNAYINDFDGGIGGGGEVVTNSPDGANYAYMQSNNNGSSVVANGTVQGGYVNSTGNVNAQNALTAGGGGYITDSGYGAVANTFTANVLGANYIYSNGNINASGQVQANYDVTLGTANGAANIGWGCGPNGAIAANANGSGQLLACVNGTWQEPQSAPVYTQEATFLLPNISGSENVGYWRLCTISGRSNNGGGFVMVSTNGSQNALGQWDWIISESGSGYQWFTCFN, from the coding sequence ATGAATCCCGTTACCATCATTTTCGCTTTGATGGCCATTGCGTTGATGGTCCCCGTTGGTATCCATGTCCTGAACGATCAGAGCCGCCAGACGATGGCGACGGTCGCGGCTTTGCAGATGGCGCGCATCCAGAAAGCGGCGGAAGGGTACATTACCGCCAACGCGGTGGCCATCGAGGGGACTGCGACCTCGACCAATCCGGCGACCATCACGATCCCCATGCTGGTCAATACCGGCTATTTGCCCAACGGTTTTCAGGCCAACAATCCCTACGGGCAAACCTGGGAAGTGCAGGTTTTGCAGCCCAGTCCTGGGCAGTTGCAGGCGCTGGTGCTTTCGACGGGCGGCAATACCGTTCCGACACGCAGTCTCGGTTTGGCGGCACAGATTGCGGGGGCCGCCGGTGGTGTCGTCGGCGGTGGATCGGGGACATCGGCGGTACCTGGGTGTGGTGCTGGGCAAGCCTGTGGTGTGTACTCCGGGTGGAAGGTTCCCACTTCGGGTTTCAATGCCCAACCCGGCCACCTTGCCGCGCTCATCGAGTACAGTAACGGCCAGATCCAGAACGATTACCTGTATCGCGTCTCGGTGCCTGGGCAGCCTCAGCTGAACCAGATGCAGACGAATCTGGATATGGGGAACAACAACATCAACAACGCCCAAAACGTGAACGTCAACGACGACGTAACCTTGGGTAACCCTGGCTCTGCGCAAGGTGGCAATCCCGCTGGATTGCAAGGTCAGTTGGGCGTTGATGAACCCGCAGGCCAAGGTTTCCCCGGTGGATGGGGTGGCGGTATCCATACGTGGGACATCTATGCCAACGGTACTTTTGGCGCCGGTGAGAATGGCAGCCTGAATGCGTACATAAACGACTTTGACGGCGGAATTGGTGGCGGTGGTGAGGTCGTGACCAATTCTCCGGATGGTGCGAACTACGCCTATATGCAGTCCAATAACAACGGTTCCAGTGTGGTCGCCAATGGCACCGTTCAGGGCGGATACGTCAACAGTACGGGTAATGTCAACGCACAGAACGCCTTGACGGCCGGCGGTGGTGGCTACATCACCGATAGTGGATATGGCGCGGTGGCGAACACCTTTACGGCCAATGTGCTCGGTGCAAACTACATCTACTCCAACGGGAACATCAATGCCAGTGGGCAAGTTCAAGCCAATTATGACGTTACCTTGGGTACGGCCAATGGCGCGGCCAACATAGGTTGGGGATGTGGCCCGAACGGGGCGATCGCAGCGAATGCAAATGGGAGTGGGCAGCTGCTGGCTTGTGTCAATGGGACATGGCAGGAACCTCAGTCCGCGCCAGTATACACACAGGAAGCTACCTTTCTTTTACCGAATATAAGTGGGTCAGAAAACGTTGGCTATTGGAGATTGTGCACAATATCAGGAAGGTCTAATAATGGAGGTGGTTTCGTTATGGTTTCTACCAACGGCAGCCAAAACGCACTAGGACAGTGGGACTGGATTATATCGGAATCGGGATCCGGCTATCAGTGGTTCACGTGCTTTAATTGA
- a CDS encoding type II secretion system F family protein gives MAMDWLEDGLRALARKSWGTKKRAAFYRRLAVFIDNGMPPRQAVRRLLSQIEGRYSNPDSFFASMDVDRLALTEIHDRLANGELFSQSIVGWAPASELAVLRAGEGAGELPDALRSVLASSNIVAKVITRVVFSLVEPAVMSLLLLYLLYIIGTKMVPPIAQIASPSTWPFLAKLMVPLGSMATSPIFYAVLLLLFFGGIAAFISLPRWSGRSRVWVENVPPWSIYRRLQGAQWMLAFSKLSRAGIPQAEALQLQAEMASPWMAERLRDAMIRVKNGSEIGKAFIDSGYGFPDRIVADDLSAFSGSPTFPLLVEKLAREWLEETESKIQGLVTVITIGATLGVNGVFLIAVVGMTQLQNLLTAAAH, from the coding sequence ATGGCGATGGATTGGCTGGAGGATGGTCTGCGGGCACTGGCCCGGAAAAGCTGGGGTACCAAGAAAAGGGCTGCTTTTTACCGGCGTCTGGCGGTTTTCATCGATAACGGGATGCCTCCAAGGCAGGCCGTGCGAAGGCTGTTGAGCCAGATCGAGGGGCGGTATTCCAATCCAGACAGTTTTTTTGCATCCATGGATGTGGATCGGCTGGCGCTGACGGAAATCCACGATCGTTTGGCCAACGGCGAGCTGTTTTCCCAATCCATCGTCGGCTGGGCCCCGGCGTCCGAACTGGCCGTGCTCCGGGCGGGCGAGGGGGCCGGCGAACTGCCGGATGCGCTGCGCAGCGTGCTTGCCAGCAGCAACATTGTGGCCAAGGTAATTACGCGGGTCGTTTTCTCCCTGGTTGAGCCGGCGGTCATGTCCTTGCTGCTGTTGTACTTGCTATACATCATTGGGACCAAGATGGTGCCGCCCATTGCCCAGATTGCGTCGCCATCGACCTGGCCTTTCTTGGCAAAGCTGATGGTGCCTCTCGGGTCCATGGCGACGAGCCCGATTTTCTATGCCGTTTTGCTGTTGCTGTTCTTCGGGGGTATAGCCGCTTTCATCTCTTTGCCGAGATGGTCTGGTCGATCCCGTGTGTGGGTTGAGAACGTTCCGCCGTGGAGCATTTACCGTCGATTGCAGGGTGCGCAATGGATGTTGGCGTTTTCCAAGTTGTCTCGCGCAGGGATACCGCAAGCCGAAGCCTTGCAGTTACAGGCAGAGATGGCGTCGCCGTGGATGGCCGAACGCTTGCGGGATGCCATGATTCGCGTGAAGAACGGATCCGAGATCGGGAAGGCTTTTATCGACAGTGGTTACGGTTTCCCCGATCGCATCGTGGCCGACGATCTGTCGGCCTTTTCCGGTTCGCCAACTTTTCCGTTGCTGGTGGAAAAGCTGGCAAGGGAATGGCTGGAAGAAACGGAGAGCAAGATTCAGGGTTTGGTCACGGTAATCACCATCGGGGCAACCCTGGGTGTAAACGGCGTGTTTCTCATCGCTGTGGTAGGCATGACGCAGTTGCAGAACCTGTTGACGGCGGCAGCACATTGA